The Gloeocapsopsis sp. IPPAS B-1203 region CGCCTTCACCTGCATTACCACGAACATCTTTGATGTCTACTAGTGCTGCCCGCATAAAATGTTCGTAAGCTGTCGTAGGTTCATCTAATTCACAAGCCAAGATTGCATGAATTGCAGGTCCTAAAGAAGAGCCGTAGGTGTGATCGGTACGGGGAGTATAATAATCCCAATTTGCTTGTAACAACTGACGCCGCTGTTGGGCGGTCATTTCAGTTTTCACCGGAGTATCTCGTAACAAGTACAGCAGCATTAAAATATCTGGCTGCTTCAAAATCTGCTTTTCATTTGTCCCTTCAACGCCGAGAATGGCTTGCATCGACTGCGTACGCCATTGATAATCCGTCCAGTCAATGTCTTCTAAATCAAAGAAGCCCTCAAATTGCTCAATAACGTTTGTCTCTGTCGGTTGAACTACTAGCATATGGCGGATAATATGCGACCAACGCTTTGTCCGCTCTGGTCTAATATCTAACTTCTGCGCTAATTCTGCTGCTCGTTCTGGATAATGTTGATGCAACCAATTATAGACAGCTAAAGCTCTTTCCAAGTGCCACTGCGCCATGCGGTTAGTAAAAGTATTATTATCAACGCGCTCGTGGTTTTCATCTGGACCGATGACATCGCGAATTTCATAGCATTGGCGATCGCCGTTCCATTCAACGCGGCTACCCCAAAAAACTGCGGTGTCGAGGACAATTTCTGCACCCTCGCGTTGCATCCAATTATCATCGTGTGTTGCTTGCCAATAGTGCCAAACCGCGTAAGCAATATCTGTATTAATATGAACTTCAATATCACCACACCAAATGCGTACAGGTTCCCCATCAGGACCAAATACCCAACGTGGAGTCACTTCATCACCTGTATTTGCACTTTCCCAGGCATACATTGCACCTTCATATCCTGCTGCTTGGGCTTTGCGTCTGGCACCTTCCAAGGTGTGGTAACGATAAGACAGCAAGTTACGGGCAATTTGTGGTTGTGTAAACGTAAAGAAGGGAACGATAAAAACCTCAGTATCCCAAAATACGTGACCGCGATAAGCAAAACCTGATAAGGTTTTTGCCGGAATGCTGACGCGGTTGTTGTGCCGTGGTGCGGCAGCGAGGATTTGAAACAGATTGTAACGAACAGCAATTTGGGCTGTGGAGTCGCCTGCGATTGCAATGTCGCAGTCTTGCCATAGATCGTCCCATACTGCACCGTGAGCTGCAAGTAAAGTTGTATAGCTTGGTAAACTCGCCAGTCTTTCTTGGGCTGCTGACACAGGTTGGTTTGCTTCGAGTGAAGTAAAAACAGTCACAATTTTTTCTAAGGTGACAGTCTTGCCTGGTTGTGCCTGAAATGTTGTTGTTAACGTTGGACTACCAGTCTCTCCTATCAATTTAACAGTTGTTGCTTCCGAACACGCTAATTGAAACGCCATCCCTAGCTCAATTTTTGAATGGCTACAGCGCTGATGTAACCAGGCGTTATTATTGCTACCCCCTTGTTCAAGCCAATCCCAATGTTTGACGCCGTGATTATCTACGTTACCATTGATGCTAGCTTCGACCGCGATCGCTCCCGTAAAGTCTACAGGCGTTATCTGGCAGTGCAGCACCAAAACATGGTCGTCTGCCATACTAATCATGCGTTCAAAGTGGAACTTTACGGTATGCCCACCAGGACTACGCCACAACACGTCACGGCTCACGATACCCCAGCGGAGGTCTAGCTGGCGCTGATAATCTAAGATCTCGCCTTGACTGAGACAAAAGCGATCGCTCCCTATGTATACTGTCAACGGCAACCAATCAGGACAGTTGACTAGTTCCGTATGCATAACCGGAACATCATCGTACACGCCATTAATTAGGGTCGCTGCACTGGTATTTGGGTAGCCCTCTTCAAAGCTGCCACGCGTGCCTAGATAACCGTTACCTAAGGTAAACAAAGTTTCCTTATGGTGCAGTTCTGCTGGGTCAAACTGAGTTTCAAAAACATTCCAACCGCTGTAGTCCATGACTAGATCATCTCGCTGTGGGTATCGTACAATACAAAAATATCTTTCTATAGCATTCCCCTTTAGATAGATATCCGCAGGGAATTTACGAAAACCGAAGTAAAACTATACAAAACGCAATAAAGTGTTATTAAAATTTGCAAGTGACAGTGGCTAGTGCACACCAGTGTTACTTAAATTGATCAGTAATAGTGAAAGATCGAACTAATCACTAATCACTCCTACACTTAAGCTTCAATAACAACTCTAAGGTTTCCGCGTTTTCTAGCAACGCGACACGCAGTAGTATTGCCCGAACGCTCAAATTCCAAGTCTAGTAAAGTAGGACCAACGCGTAAGTTGTGTACCGACAGAGTGTTGATTGATTCTGGTAAAGCAGGATCAATGATTCGCAAACAGTTGTTTTTAGCATCAGGGACTAAGTTCACCATCATTTGTAAAAGCTGAAAAATGCTTCCTGTTGCCCAAGCTTGTGGCGAACAAGCTACTGGATACTGTACTGGGTCATTATCATTTGTGCGTTCATAACCGCAAAACAGCTCAGGTGGGCGCTGATAAGGCTGGCGTTGAGTCATTTCTAGAATACTTTGAGAAAGCTCAAGAGCCTGATCGATTAATCCTAGCGATCGCACGCCCATAGCAATCATCGAGTTATCGTGAGGCCAAACTGAGCCAATATGATATCCCATGGGATTATATGCTGGGGACAAACTACTTAAAGTCCGAATACCCCAACCGTTGAACATGTCAGGTCCTCGCAACCGTTCAGCTACGCTGTAGGCTTTGTCTGGGGTGAGAATGCCCAAGTGTAGACAATGACCAGGATTAGAAGTGATGCTATCAACTTGCTTGCCTTCACCATCTAAAGCTAAAGCACAGTAATCTTGGTCTTTCATCCAAAAGTCACGATTGAATCGCTCTTTAAGAAGATTGGCATCTTCCTGCCAGCGTTCTGCTAGGTCGATCCGCTTTTTCATGCGCGCTATTTCTGCTAACCGCACTTTTGCTGCATAGACGTATGCTTGGACTTCACATAAAGTAATAGAACCACTTGCTAAGTGCCCGTGACGGTCTACGATACAGTCGCCTGAGTCTTTCCACCCTTGGTTAACTAAGCCACGACGAGAAGTCCGAAAATAGCTAAGATAGCCCGTTTTTGCGCAATTGCGGTCAATCCATTCCATTGCCGCTAGTGCGTTCGACCACAGTTGCTCTAGGGTTTCGTTATCGTGTGTCCAGGCGTAATACTCTGCGTAGAGCATCAACCACAAAGGAGTTGCATCTACTGTGCCGTAGTAAGGTGTATGGGGAATTTCTTGGCAACGTGCCATTTCACCCATACGTAACTCGTGCAAAATTTTACCTGGTTGTTCTTCGCGCCACTCATCTTCTATTTTACCTTGATAAGCAGCAAGAATGGTAAGTGTTTCCCGTGCGATCGCAGGGTTCAACATTAGCGTTTGAGATGCTGTAATCAGTGAATCGCGTCCAAATAGTGCGGAAAACCAGGGAACACCGGCAGAGACAACTTTGCAGCTACCAAATCTTTTACCGATCGATTGTCGCAAGAGATACAAATCTTGCTCAGC contains the following coding sequences:
- the pgmB gene encoding beta-phosphoglucomutase, which gives rise to MDYSGWNVFETQFDPAELHHKETLFTLGNGYLGTRGSFEEGYPNTSAATLINGVYDDVPVMHTELVNCPDWLPLTVYIGSDRFCLSQGEILDYQRQLDLRWGIVSRDVLWRSPGGHTVKFHFERMISMADDHVLVLHCQITPVDFTGAIAVEASINGNVDNHGVKHWDWLEQGGSNNNAWLHQRCSHSKIELGMAFQLACSEATTVKLIGETGSPTLTTTFQAQPGKTVTLEKIVTVFTSLEANQPVSAAQERLASLPSYTTLLAAHGAVWDDLWQDCDIAIAGDSTAQIAVRYNLFQILAAAPRHNNRVSIPAKTLSGFAYRGHVFWDTEVFIVPFFTFTQPQIARNLLSYRYHTLEGARRKAQAAGYEGAMYAWESANTGDEVTPRWVFGPDGEPVRIWCGDIEVHINTDIAYAVWHYWQATHDDNWMQREGAEIVLDTAVFWGSRVEWNGDRQCYEIRDVIGPDENHERVDNNTFTNRMAQWHLERALAVYNWLHQHYPERAAELAQKLDIRPERTKRWSHIIRHMLVVQPTETNVIEQFEGFFDLEDIDWTDYQWRTQSMQAILGVEGTNEKQILKQPDILMLLYLLRDTPVKTEMTAQQRRQLLQANWDYYTPRTDHTYGSSLGPAIHAILACELDEPTTAYEHFMRAALVDIKDVRGNAGEGVHAASAGGIWQAVVFGFAGVRLTEAGPIVDQSHLPSNWTRLQFKLQWRQRWYKFDISPDAVIMTTQKPEVSGISSEGLNQVKPNMALSDRCTITPLRGVIFDLDGVLTDTSEYHYLAWKQLADEIGIAFNRQANEQMRGLSRRDSLLHMLGDCAVSEAELQEMMVRKNSYYEQLIQNLTPADLLPGALALLDELQAADIKVAIGSSSKNARLVCQRLGIAERLNAIADGYSVEHHKPAPDVFLYAASQLGLLPHECLVVEDAGSGVAAGLAARMWVLGLGPVERVGDAHIIRDNLAGLNWQQLLVELEQSQTLVCSES
- a CDS encoding amylo-alpha-1,6-glucosidase; its protein translation is MESEIFGMTPDTLMTTDKLELDGRIFVPAQQLPIPEWPCVLSERPQPTLTVKDDDLFLVTDTLGNISGCMGATDEQKASMGLFCNDTRFLSRLELQIEGRSPVLLSSTADKGFSLSILCTNPTIEDRLKSDALGIRREIALGGALFEEIEITNYSTSSASFELSLSFDADFIDLFEIRGFQREKRGRLLRLAEPTTKPPEDASSRDGAYLLCYQDALTLAYQGLDGTLMESRIQFQYLQPKSFKGYTAIWQIELASHQTQKLGYRLQMLTNSQQASTVSAPMTLVQAKAAELLEEQSWRHHITQIRSDKVIFNRTIERAEQDLYLLRQSIGKRFGSCKVVSAGVPWFSALFGRDSLITASQTLMLNPAIARETLTILAAYQGKIEDEWREEQPGKILHELRMGEMARCQEIPHTPYYGTVDATPLWLMLYAEYYAWTHDNETLEQLWSNALAAMEWIDRNCAKTGYLSYFRTSRRGLVNQGWKDSGDCIVDRHGHLASGSITLCEVQAYVYAAKVRLAEIARMKKRIDLAERWQEDANLLKERFNRDFWMKDQDYCALALDGEGKQVDSITSNPGHCLHLGILTPDKAYSVAERLRGPDMFNGWGIRTLSSLSPAYNPMGYHIGSVWPHDNSMIAMGVRSLGLIDQALELSQSILEMTQRQPYQRPPELFCGYERTNDNDPVQYPVACSPQAWATGSIFQLLQMMVNLVPDAKNNCLRIIDPALPESINTLSVHNLRVGPTLLDLEFERSGNTTACRVARKRGNLRVVIEA